TGATTCAAAAGCTCTACCCGGAAATCATCGTCGGAATAAAATCTGCGCATTACTGGGGTGATTTTACTCAGGTTGACAAAGCCGTAGAGGCGGGAAAACTCGCCAATGTGCCGGTTATGGTGGATTTTGGTGAACATGACCCGCCTAATTCGATCGAATCATTATTTATGGAACATCTGCGACCGGGTGATATGTTTACGCATACGTTTTCCTATGGTCCGACCCAACGCGAAACGATCGTGGACGAAGACGGAAAAGTAAAGCCCTTTGTGTTCGCTGCGCAGAAGCGGGGGATTGTTTTTGATGTCGGCCATGGTGGCGGTGCTTTTTCCTGGCGTCAGGCGGTCCCTGCCACCCAGCAAGGATTTAAGGCCAATGTCATCAGTACAGACCTTCATACCCAAAGCATGAATAGCGGAATGAAAGATCTCACGAATGTGCTTTCCAAGTTTATGGCGATGGGGTATACATTGCCGGAAGTCATCGAGCGCGCGACCTGGGCACCTGCCAATGTCATTCACCGCCCTGAACTGGGCCATCTGAGTGTGGGAACAGAGGCAGATGTGGCGGTTTTTACTTTGAGACAGGGCGATTTTGGTTTTGCAGATGTCCGTAGAATCAAATATAAAGGCACTCAAAAACTCGAAACGGAGCTTACCCTTCGCGCAGGGCGCATTGTCTGGGATTTGAATGGGATCAGCATGCCGGTTTATGAGCCGGGAAAAAAACAATAACAATCGTTATGAAAACCAGGTATCATTGGTTGCCGGGGATCATTGTGTGTCTGTTTCCCGTGTGGATTTTTGCTCAACCTGCCGATATCCTTTTGAAAGGCGGGCACGTCTTTGATCCCAAAAACGGGATAGATGCTGTGATGGATGTGGCCATATCCGATGGGAAAATCCAACGGGTGGCATCGGATATCCCGGAAGCCGGTGCAAAAAAGGTGATAGATGTTTCGGGTTTTTGGGTAAGTCCCGGGTTAATCGACATCCACACCCATGTATTTGTAGGCAGTAAATCCGGCCAGTTTGCCGATGGGGTAAACAGTCTGTCTCCCGATGACTTTACGCTGCGCTCGGGGGTTACTACGGTCGTGGATGCCGGTACCTCAGGCTGGCGCAATTTTGCGCAGTTTAAGGCTCAGGTTATCGACCAGTCCAAAACGCGCATCCTCGCGTTTCTGAATATCGCAGGCTCCGGCATGAGTGGCAATCCTACCCAACAGGATGTCGAAGATATGGATGCGGCCAAAACTGCTGCTTCCATTCGGGAATACCCTGAAGTGATTGCCGGCGTCAAAATCGGTCATTATGAAGGGCCTGAATGGACTCCGTTTGACCGGGCTGTTGAAGCAGGACAATTGGCCGGTGTACCTGTTTTTGTGGAGTGCCATCTTCCACAGTATTCACTGGAAGATCAACTGGCGAGAATGCGCCCCGGCGACATGATTACCCATTCCTATGAAAAGGTCTCTGAACGGATGTCAGTCATTGATGATAATGGTCAGGTGCGTCCGTTTGTCATGGAAGCAAAAAACCGGGGGGTGTTATTTGACCTTGGCCATGGTGGCGCCGGCTTCTGGTTTAGTGAGGCAATCCCTGCGCTGCAACAAGGGCTCTGGCCCAATTCTTTTGGCACCGATATGCACCGGTTTAGCGTCAACGCCGGGATGAAAGACCTGCTGAATGTTATGTCCAAATATCTGGCCATGGGCATGCCGCTGGAGGACGTGTTGATTCGTGGCTCCTGGTACCCGGCAAAAGCCCTGAAAAGAGAAGATTTGGGCAATTTGAGTGAAGGTTCTGTGGCAGATATTGCTGTATTGGCGCTGAGGAAAGGGAAATTTGGCTTTACTGACGCTGGCGGCAACCGGATCACCGGAAAGCGAAAGCTGGAAGCAGAACTGACCATCCGGGCCGGGAAAATTGTCTGGGATCTGAATGGAATCTCTGCCCGGGAATTTAAAAAATAGCCTTTTCAAAACTATG
The Bacteroidia bacterium DNA segment above includes these coding regions:
- a CDS encoding amidohydrolase/deacetylase family metallohydrolase, giving the protein MKNKMNAGNPGASSALSPRFFRSHWLLLLLILIFPVFLQAQQYDLLLKGGHVIDPKNSINAVMDVAIADGKIAEVASVISADRAKKVIDVGGMYVTPGLIDMHVHVFMGNQPGAYIADGATSVAPDGFTFRSGVTTVVDAGSSGWRNFRLFKAQTIDLAQTRVLALLNIVGGGMEGRFEEQDTEDMNPVMTAHMIQKLYPEIIVGIKSAHYWGDFTQVDKAVEAGKLANVPVMVDFGEHDPPNSIESLFMEHLRPGDMFTHTFSYGPTQRETIVDEDGKVKPFVFAAQKRGIVFDVGHGGGAFSWRQAVPATQQGFKANVISTDLHTQSMNSGMKDLTNVLSKFMAMGYTLPEVIERATWAPANVIHRPELGHLSVGTEADVAVFTLRQGDFGFADVRRIKYKGTQKLETELTLRAGRIVWDLNGISMPVYEPGKKQ
- a CDS encoding amidohydrolase/deacetylase family metallohydrolase yields the protein MKTRYHWLPGIIVCLFPVWIFAQPADILLKGGHVFDPKNGIDAVMDVAISDGKIQRVASDIPEAGAKKVIDVSGFWVSPGLIDIHTHVFVGSKSGQFADGVNSLSPDDFTLRSGVTTVVDAGTSGWRNFAQFKAQVIDQSKTRILAFLNIAGSGMSGNPTQQDVEDMDAAKTAASIREYPEVIAGVKIGHYEGPEWTPFDRAVEAGQLAGVPVFVECHLPQYSLEDQLARMRPGDMITHSYEKVSERMSVIDDNGQVRPFVMEAKNRGVLFDLGHGGAGFWFSEAIPALQQGLWPNSFGTDMHRFSVNAGMKDLLNVMSKYLAMGMPLEDVLIRGSWYPAKALKREDLGNLSEGSVADIAVLALRKGKFGFTDAGGNRITGKRKLEAELTIRAGKIVWDLNGISAREFKK